From Deltaproteobacteria bacterium:
AGGAGAAACTACGGCAAAACCACGCGCTGGATTTTGGTGATTTAATATGCGAACCCATAAGACTCTTTAGAGAAGCGCCCCAGGTTTTGGAAAAATACCAGAAAAGATTTAACTACATCCTTGTGGACGAATATCAGGATACAAATCGCGCCCAGTATATGCTTATAAATCTCTTATCGGCAATACATAAGAATCTGTGCGTGGTTGGCGATGAAGACCAATCTATCTACGGCTGGCGCGGCGCAGACATAAAAAATATCCTTGAATTTGAGAGAGACTTTCCAGAGGTTAAAATTATAAGGCTCGAACAGAACTACCGTTCAACAAAGAATATACTCGCCGCCGCAAACTCTGTTGTGGAGAAAAATACGAAGAGGATCGGCAAAACTCTGTGGACTGAAAACTTAGATGGAGAGCTGGTCCATTATCAAATGGCAAGGGACGAGCATCATGAGGCAGGTCTTATATACTCTAAAACAGAAGAGATAAGAAAAGAGAGCGGTCTTGCATATAAGGATTTTGCAATCTTTTACCGTACCAATGCCCAGTCCAGGATATTTGAAGAACATTTCATAAGGAGCGGGATGCCTTATAATATTGTCGGCGGTCTCAGATTTTATGATAGAAGAGAGATCAAAGACGCCATTGCCTATCTGAAGGTTATGGCAAATCCAAACGACAGCATAAGCCTTATGCGCGTAATAAACACGCCTCCGCGTGGGATTGGAAAGACGACCATTGACAAGATCTCGGCCTTTGGCGCAGAGCGGGGGATGCCGCTCTTTGAAGCCTTTAAACTTGCCTTTGAAAAAGGTATTTTACCACTGCACAAGGGTCATGGATTTATAGTCTTTCTTGAAAAATTCAAAGGACTGCTGGACAAACTTCCTATCCATGATCTTGCAAAGATGCTTCTTGAGGAAAGCGGCTATATGAAAATGTGGGAGGCGGAAAAAACAGAAGAGGCAGAGGCAAGGATAGAAAACCTGCACGAACTTATCTCGGCAATGAGGGATTTTGAAAGAAACAAAAAAAAGCATGCCCCCCCAGTCTCTGAAGAACTTCTCCATGTGGAAGCAAGTGGCACAGCAAGCCTTGCCGACTTTCTTGATCACGTAGCACTCATTAGCGACATAGATAGCCTTGAGGATAAACAAAATAGAGTTACCCTGATGACTCTACACTCGGCAAAGGGATTGGAATTCCCTGTTGTGTTCATGGTCGGCATGGAAGAAGGCCTGTTCCCTCATTCAAGGTCTATTAACGGAAGAAGCGAGGAGGAACTTGAGGAAGAAAGACGGCTTTGTTATGTGGGAATGACAAGGGCTATGCAAAAACTCTTTTTATCCGGCGCAAGGGAGCGGACTATCTATGGCGAAACAAGATTCCAGGGGCAATCAAGATTTATAGATGAAATACATCCTAATTATCTGGAAATAATCAGCCCGGAATCCAGAATTCGGAATCCGGAATTCAGAAGAAATGCTGAACATATAGTGCCTGAAACAAACATTGAAGAACCGCGGATTGTCTATGATGAATTCACGGACAACGACCCATGGAAGATAGGGATGAAGATAAAGCATCCGAGTTTTGGCGCCGGCATTATAAAGGCAAAGGAAGGGATGGGCGCGGATGCGAAGCTTACTGTGATATTCCCTGGAACAGGACAGAAAAAACTGATAGCCAGATATGTCTCCTCATAAAAAATCTTGATGTTTATTAAATTTTGAGATATAAAAATTTCAACAGTGGAAAATCACATGGCTGTTTCAGGTTTGCAACCTGAAACACACTAATCGTGGTGAACCAAAAAAGGGGGTGCATTATGAAAATGAAGGGTAAGGTACTTTTTTTAATCGGTGCGGTCTTTGTCATGCTTGTACTTGTGAGTATGACTATGACAGGGTGTGCCGTCCAGCAGCGCACCACACACGAGGACAAGGCTCAAAAGAAAATGGGATTAGGAGGATTGTTAGCGCCAGCGACCACACACGATGACAAAGCTCAGCCACCTCAGCCAGTTAAGGATCAGCCAGGCGGGTATAAATAAGCAGGGAGCAGGAATCCACAATCATCTGTTTTCTGGATTCCCACTGGAGTT
This genomic window contains:
- a CDS encoding UvrD-helicase domain-containing protein, with the protein product MEILKHLNPQQADAVKKTDGPILILAGAGSGKTRVLTYRIAYLVLGKTIPPYNILAVTFTNKAAGEMKERLEKILGPMARDLLLGTFHSTGLRILRKDGHYIGIDPNSIVYDDNDQLALVKLCMSELHINEKAFSPRAILSHINQAKNEALSVNDYTMEATDFFRQRAANVYKLYQEKLRQNHALDFGDLICEPIRLFREAPQVLEKYQKRFNYILVDEYQDTNRAQYMLINLLSAIHKNLCVVGDEDQSIYGWRGADIKNILEFERDFPEVKIIRLEQNYRSTKNILAAANSVVEKNTKRIGKTLWTENLDGELVHYQMARDEHHEAGLIYSKTEEIRKESGLAYKDFAIFYRTNAQSRIFEEHFIRSGMPYNIVGGLRFYDRREIKDAIAYLKVMANPNDSISLMRVINTPPRGIGKTTIDKISAFGAERGMPLFEAFKLAFEKGILPLHKGHGFIVFLEKFKGLLDKLPIHDLAKMLLEESGYMKMWEAEKTEEAEARIENLHELISAMRDFERNKKKHAPPVSEELLHVEASGTASLADFLDHVALISDIDSLEDKQNRVTLMTLHSAKGLEFPVVFMVGMEEGLFPHSRSINGRSEEELEEERRLCYVGMTRAMQKLFLSGARERTIYGETRFQGQSRFIDEIHPNYLEIISPESRIRNPEFRRNAEHIVPETNIEEPRIVYDEFTDNDPWKIGMKIKHPSFGAGIIKAKEGMGADAKLTVIFPGTGQKKLIARYVSS